In Campylobacter vulpis, a genomic segment contains:
- the purS gene encoding phosphoribosylformylglycinamidine synthase subunit PurS, translating into MQVIVNVFLKNGVLDPQGKALEKALHSLNFSGVKEVRMAKQLKITLDENDTQKAKELVAKMCEELLVNSVIEDYEILL; encoded by the coding sequence ATGCAAGTCATTGTTAATGTATTTTTAAAAAATGGCGTCCTAGACCCGCAGGGAAAAGCTTTAGAAAAAGCTTTACACTCTTTAAATTTCTCTGGGGTTAAAGAAGTACGTATGGCAAAACAGCTTAAAATCACGCTTGATGAAAATGACACGCAAAAGGCTAAAGAACTTGTAGCTAAGATGTGTGAAGAATTGCTTGTTAATAGCGTGATAGAAGATTATGAAATTTTACTTTAA
- a CDS encoding metal-sensing transcriptional repressor — MHHHHSSKHIKQISNRLAKTIGHLEAIKKMVESDKDCSEILIQLSAVKSAVNNTATAILKEHLSHCLIHALEENDHKSLEDLHKAIDMFVK, encoded by the coding sequence ATGCATCATCACCACTCCTCCAAGCACATTAAGCAAATTTCAAACCGCTTAGCCAAAACCATAGGACATTTAGAAGCCATTAAAAAAATGGTCGAAAGCGACAAAGACTGCAGCGAAATTCTAATCCAACTCTCCGCCGTTAAATCCGCCGTTAATAACACTGCCACCGCCATTTTAAAGGAACATTTATCCCACTGCCTTATTCACGCTTTAGAAGAAAATGATCATAAAAGTTTAGAGGATTTGCATAAGGCTATTGATATGTTTGTAAAGTAA
- a CDS encoding ATP-dependent Clp protease ATP-binding subunit encodes MANLQDFLTDSMLSNVESAVSLAIHSKNSEVVPLHLLWALAVDSTSLLSQICNKLNISKEALELELKSQISTLATSSNVSRDNIRISNELLNSLENAKGLMSANGDSYLSVDTYLIAESKRSPIKELLAKFMDLNELKKELELLRAGRKIESKTSEDTMDALNKFGIDLTQKAQQNELDPIIGREEEIERTMQILIRKSKNNPILLGEPGVGKTAIVEALAQRIVKKDVPTSLQNKRLIALDMSALIAGAKYRGEFEDRLKSVVDEVIKSKNVILFIDEIHTIVGAGASEGSMDAANILKPALARGELHTIGATTLKEYRKYFEKDAALQRRFQPVSVSEPSINEALAMLRGIKEKLEIHHNVSITDSALVAAAKLSKRYINDRFLPDKAIDLIDEAAAELKMQIESEPSSLRKVRKELETLEVEKEALKMEQNEANEKRLEEIAKELANLKEEQNALNAQFENEKSVFDSISVKKKEIDSLKNEANLAKNKGDFQKAAELEYGQIPSLEKEVLSLEEKWQLLSQKGVLLKNKVDEDLVAGILSKWTGISVQKMLKSEKQKFLEVEKYLKESVVGQDRALNALAKAIKRNKAGLNEGSKPIGSFLFLGPTGVGKTQSAKALAKFLFDDEKAMIRFDMSEFMEKHSVSRLLGAPPGYIGHEEGGELTEAVRRKPYSVILFDEVEKAHKDVFNILLGILDDARATDSKGVSVDFKNTIIILTSNIASSAIMNLKGKEQEEAVKAELKSFFKPEFLNRLDEIITFNPLGESEAYEIVKLLFKDLQKSLENKGLKATLSNEAAKFIAKEGFDEDFGARPLKRAIYDKIEDKLSDMILSDTLSLNDTISIDLKENEIVINKI; translated from the coding sequence ATGGCAAATTTACAAGATTTTCTCACAGATTCTATGCTTTCAAATGTTGAAAGTGCAGTCTCTTTAGCGATACATAGTAAAAATAGCGAAGTAGTCCCACTTCATCTTTTGTGGGCTTTAGCGGTGGATAGCACGAGCCTACTTTCTCAAATTTGTAATAAACTTAACATTTCAAAAGAAGCCCTAGAGCTTGAGCTTAAAAGTCAAATTTCTACCCTAGCTACAAGCTCAAATGTAAGCAGAGATAATATAAGAATTTCAAACGAACTTTTAAATTCCTTAGAAAATGCTAAGGGTTTAATGAGTGCAAACGGCGATAGTTATTTAAGTGTAGATACTTATCTTATAGCAGAAAGCAAGCGTTCTCCCATTAAAGAGCTTTTAGCTAAATTTATGGATTTAAACGAGCTTAAAAAAGAATTAGAGCTTTTAAGGGCAGGGCGTAAGATAGAAAGTAAAACAAGCGAAGATACTATGGACGCTCTTAATAAATTTGGCATAGACTTAACGCAAAAAGCTCAGCAAAATGAGCTTGACCCTATCATAGGTAGAGAAGAAGAGATAGAAAGAACTATGCAAATTCTCATTAGAAAAAGTAAAAATAATCCTATCTTACTAGGCGAACCGGGTGTTGGTAAAACAGCCATTGTAGAAGCCTTAGCACAAAGGATAGTGAAAAAAGATGTCCCCACTTCCTTACAAAATAAACGCCTCATCGCCCTTGATATGAGTGCCTTAATCGCCGGAGCAAAGTATAGAGGCGAATTTGAAGACAGGCTTAAAAGCGTGGTTGATGAAGTGATAAAAAGTAAAAATGTGATTTTATTTATCGATGAAATTCATACCATAGTAGGAGCAGGGGCTAGCGAGGGCAGTATGGATGCGGCAAATATCCTAAAACCAGCCCTAGCAAGAGGCGAACTTCACACCATAGGAGCGACTACGCTTAAAGAATATCGCAAGTATTTTGAAAAAGACGCCGCACTTCAACGCCGCTTTCAGCCCGTAAGTGTGAGTGAGCCAAGCATTAATGAAGCCTTAGCGATGTTAAGAGGCATTAAAGAAAAGCTTGAAATTCATCATAATGTAAGCATTACAGACTCCGCCCTAGTTGCAGCGGCAAAGCTTTCTAAGCGTTATATAAATGATCGCTTTTTGCCTGATAAGGCGATTGACCTCATTGACGAGGCTGCGGCTGAGCTTAAAATGCAAATAGAAAGTGAGCCAAGCTCCTTGAGAAAGGTAAGAAAGGAACTAGAAACCTTAGAGGTCGAAAAAGAAGCACTTAAAATGGAGCAAAATGAAGCAAATGAGAAAAGATTAGAGGAAATTGCCAAAGAATTGGCAAATTTAAAAGAGGAGCAAAACGCCCTAAACGCCCAGTTTGAAAACGAAAAAAGCGTATTTGATAGTATAAGCGTTAAGAAAAAGGAAATTGATAGCCTAAAAAACGAAGCAAATTTAGCGAAAAACAAGGGCGATTTTCAAAAAGCCGCCGAGTTAGAATACGGACAAATTCCAAGCCTAGAAAAAGAAGTCTTAAGCCTTGAAGAAAAATGGCAGCTTTTAAGTCAAAAGGGTGTCTTGCTTAAGAATAAAGTTGATGAAGACCTAGTCGCAGGAATTTTAAGCAAATGGACAGGCATATCCGTGCAAAAAATGCTAAAAAGTGAAAAGCAAAAATTCCTAGAGGTTGAAAAATATTTAAAAGAAAGTGTCGTAGGACAAGATAGGGCTTTAAACGCCTTAGCCAAGGCGATAAAACGCAACAAAGCAGGACTAAACGAGGGCAGCAAACCCATAGGAAGCTTTTTGTTCTTAGGACCAACAGGCGTGGGTAAAACGCAATCTGCCAAGGCTTTAGCGAAGTTTTTATTTGACGATGAAAAAGCAATGATTCGTTTTGATATGAGCGAATTTATGGAAAAACATAGCGTTTCACGCTTACTTGGTGCACCTCCGGGCTACATAGGGCATGAAGAGGGCGGAGAGCTTACTGAAGCTGTGAGGAGAAAGCCTTATAGTGTGATTTTATTTGACGAGGTAGAAAAAGCACATAAAGATGTTTTCAACATACTTTTAGGCATATTAGATGATGCAAGGGCTACCGATAGCAAGGGCGTGAGTGTGGATTTTAAAAACACTATTATTATCTTAACCTCCAACATCGCCTCAAGTGCCATTATGAATTTAAAAGGCAAAGAGCAAGAAGAAGCCGTAAAAGCAGAGCTTAAAAGTTTTTTTAAGCCCGAATTTTTAAACCGCCTTGATGAGATTATCACTTTTAACCCACTGGGCGAAAGTGAAGCGTATGAAATCGTCAAACTTCTCTTTAAAGATCTGCAAAAAAGCCTAGAAAACAAGGGCTTAAAAGCGACTTTAAGCAACGAAGCGGCTAAATTTATAGCTAAAGAGGGCTTTGATGAGGACTTTGGTGCTAGACCTCTTAAAAGAGCCATTTATGATAAGATAGAGGATAAACTAAGCGATATGATTTTAAGCGATACATTAAGCCTAAACGATACCATAAGCATAGATTTAAAAGAAAATGAAATAGTGATAAATAAAATTTAA
- a CDS encoding type II asparaginase gives MIAFFIVGASMAEAKPKVAILATGGTIAGSIDSAVATTGYTAGVVGVDVLIKAVPEIQNLAKIQGQQIANIDSSNMRDEIQLKLAQEINKLFASGVDGVVITHGTDTMEETAYFLNLTIKSDKPVVLVGAMRPSTAISADGPKNLYNAVALAADKNAKGKGVMVAMNDKIQSARGVVKTHTLNVDAFSSPDFGDLGYIVDGKVYFYNNVAKAHTKKAPFDVKNLKELPKVDILYTYSNDGSAVAAKALFENGTKGIVVAGSGAGSIHEAQKEVLKELLAKGLKVAVSSRVVAGNVAVSEADKKLGFISAEDLNPQKARILLMLALTKTNDPKKIQEYFLKY, from the coding sequence ATGATTGCATTTTTCATAGTAGGGGCGAGTATGGCGGAAGCGAAGCCAAAAGTTGCTATTTTAGCCACAGGGGGAACGATAGCAGGGTCTATCGATAGTGCGGTTGCTACTACTGGCTATACGGCTGGTGTTGTAGGTGTTGATGTGCTGATTAAAGCAGTGCCTGAAATTCAAAATTTAGCGAAAATTCAAGGTCAGCAAATCGCAAATATCGACAGCTCAAATATGCGTGATGAAATTCAACTCAAACTCGCACAAGAGATTAACAAACTTTTCGCAAGTGGAGTTGATGGCGTGGTGATCACTCACGGAACGGACACTATGGAGGAGACGGCTTATTTTTTAAATTTAACCATTAAAAGCGATAAGCCTGTCGTTTTAGTTGGTGCTATGCGTCCAAGCACAGCCATAAGTGCTGATGGTCCTAAAAATCTTTACAATGCAGTTGCTCTAGCAGCCGATAAAAACGCTAAAGGTAAAGGCGTAATGGTCGCTATGAATGATAAAATTCAAAGTGCTAGAGGTGTGGTAAAAACACATACTTTAAATGTCGATGCTTTCTCTTCGCCTGATTTTGGAGATTTAGGCTATATCGTAGATGGTAAAGTTTATTTTTATAACAATGTCGCAAAAGCACACACTAAAAAAGCACCTTTTGATGTGAAAAATCTTAAAGAATTACCAAAAGTAGATATTCTTTATACCTATTCAAATGATGGCAGTGCAGTGGCTGCTAAGGCTTTATTTGAAAATGGCACAAAAGGTATAGTAGTCGCTGGAAGTGGTGCTGGTAGCATACACGAAGCACAAAAAGAAGTTTTAAAAGAGCTTTTAGCTAAAGGGCTTAAAGTTGCCGTTAGCTCTCGTGTAGTAGCTGGAAATGTGGCAGTAAGTGAGGCTGATAAAAAGCTAGGTTTCATCAGTGCGGAAGATTTAAATCCACAAAAAGCTAGAATTTTACTAATGTTGGCTTTAACTAAGACTAACGATCCTAAGAAAATTCAAGAGTATTTCTTAAAATACTAA
- the purQ gene encoding phosphoribosylformylglycinamidine synthase subunit PurQ, producing MKVAIIRFLGTNCEFDTQYAFEKIGAKVQLIWHEEREFEADLVVLPGGFSYGDYLRCAAIAKLAPAMQGVLKHAKKGGFILGICNGFQILLEAGLLKGAMKHNENLSFISKNQTLRVISNDNAFLKKLNKNELITLPIAHGEGNYYADEATLKYLEDKDLITLKYENNPNGSCDNIAGICDETRKIFGLMPHPERACEKLLGNDVGLKMFEGFLS from the coding sequence ATGAAAGTTGCTATTATAAGATTTTTAGGGACAAACTGCGAATTTGACACTCAATACGCCTTTGAAAAGATCGGTGCTAAGGTGCAACTCATTTGGCACGAAGAAAGGGAATTTGAGGCGGATTTGGTCGTTTTACCGGGAGGTTTTTCTTATGGGGACTATTTGCGTTGTGCGGCTATTGCTAAACTAGCTCCCGCTATGCAAGGCGTTTTAAAGCACGCTAAAAAAGGTGGCTTTATACTTGGCATTTGCAATGGCTTTCAAATTCTGCTCGAAGCAGGACTTTTAAAGGGCGCGATGAAACATAATGAAAATTTAAGCTTTATCTCTAAAAATCAAACCCTAAGGGTTATTTCTAATGACAATGCCTTTTTAAAAAAATTGAATAAAAATGAGCTAATTACTCTCCCCATAGCACACGGAGAGGGCAATTACTATGCCGATGAAGCAACACTGAAATATTTAGAAGATAAAGACCTCATCACACTCAAATATGAAAATAATCCCAACGGCTCTTGTGATAATATCGCTGGAATTTGCGATGAAACTAGGAAAATTTTCGGTCTTATGCCTCACCCTGAAAGAGCTTGCGAAAAGCTTTTGGGTAATGATGTGGGGCTTAAGATGTTTGAGGGATTTTTGTCTTGA
- a CDS encoding S41 family peptidase, whose amino-acid sequence MFKELVLKRKQILAALAGFTGSLILCLGLANVLYADDKTEQMQKRLEALEKLTKTLQIVEQYYVDEQNISDLVDKSLSGLLTNLDAHSSFLNEKDYNDMKMQMSGEFGGLGITVGMKDGALSVVAPIEGTPADKAGIKSGDIILKINNEATLGMNLTDAVDKMRGKPKTKITLTIFREGASKPFDVNLTREIIKIESVYSKKIEDEDILYLRVTSFNKNIVDEARKELKKYPDNKGVILDLRNNPGGILNQAIGLTNLFVDKGIIVSQKGRNESENRDYKADPKNKISNSSLVVLVNGGSASASEIVSGALQDLKRAIIIGENTFGKGSVQQTIPLNKTEALKLTIARYYLPSGRTIQAVGVKPDIEVFPGKVTAKEDGFSIKESDLKQHLESELEKLEKKEDKKDAKEDKNLITKKQINEDAQLKAAIDSIKILNIKGK is encoded by the coding sequence ATCTTTAAGGAGTTGGTATTGAAAAGGAAACAAATTCTCGCTGCTTTAGCGGGATTTACGGGGTCGCTTATTTTATGTCTTGGGCTTGCAAATGTCTTATATGCTGATGATAAAACAGAACAAATGCAAAAACGCCTTGAAGCTTTGGAAAAGCTTACTAAAACACTTCAAATTGTCGAGCAGTATTATGTCGATGAGCAAAATATTAGCGATTTAGTCGATAAATCACTTTCGGGACTTTTGACAAATTTGGACGCACACTCTTCTTTTTTAAATGAAAAAGATTATAATGATATGAAAATGCAAATGAGTGGCGAATTTGGCGGACTTGGAATCACTGTGGGTATGAAAGACGGAGCTTTGAGCGTGGTTGCTCCCATTGAGGGAACACCTGCGGATAAAGCGGGGATAAAATCAGGTGATATTATCCTCAAAATCAATAATGAAGCCACTTTGGGTATGAATTTAACAGACGCCGTGGATAAAATGCGTGGCAAACCGAAAACTAAAATTACCTTAACCATTTTTAGAGAGGGAGCGAGTAAGCCTTTTGATGTGAATTTGACAAGAGAAATCATTAAGATAGAAAGCGTTTATAGCAAAAAAATAGAAGATGAAGACATTTTATATCTTAGAGTTACAAGTTTTAATAAAAATATAGTCGATGAAGCACGAAAGGAGCTTAAAAAATACCCTGATAATAAAGGCGTAATTTTGGACTTAAGAAATAATCCGGGCGGGATTTTAAATCAAGCCATAGGACTTACAAATTTATTTGTCGATAAAGGGATAATCGTTTCTCAAAAGGGTAGAAATGAGAGTGAAAATAGGGATTATAAGGCAGACCCTAAAAACAAAATCTCAAATTCGTCCCTAGTTGTTTTAGTTAATGGCGGAAGTGCAAGTGCAAGTGAGATTGTAAGTGGGGCTTTACAGGATTTAAAAAGAGCCATTATCATAGGTGAAAATACCTTTGGTAAGGGCAGTGTGCAACAAACTATACCGCTAAACAAAACAGAAGCCTTAAAACTCACCATAGCAAGATACTATCTCCCAAGCGGACGCACTATACAGGCTGTGGGCGTAAAGCCGGATATAGAAGTTTTTCCGGGTAAGGTAACGGCTAAAGAAGATGGCTTTAGCATTAAAGAAAGTGATTTAAAACAGCATTTGGAGAGTGAGCTTGAAAAGCTAGAAAAAAAAGAAGATAAAAAAGACGCAAAAGAAGATAAAAACCTCATCACAAAAAAACAAATCAATGAGGACGCACAGCTAAAAGCGGCGATTGACAGCATTAAAATTTTAAACATTAAAGGAAAGTAA
- the purC gene encoding phosphoribosylaminoimidazolesuccinocarboxamide synthase: protein MEKKELLYEGKGKKMYKTDDEFLLITEFKDDLTAFNAEKRGNEAGKGALNCKISTELFHLLEKGGIATHLVETLSENEQLVKKCKIVPIEVIVRNVATGSLTKRLGIKDGTKLPFALVEFCLKDDALGDPFINDEHCLLLNLVKNQEQIEEIKTIARKINSILLDFFDTKNLRLIDFKIELGLDKDNKLILADEISPDSCRFWDKETNEKLDKDRFRQDLGNVKMAYEEVLKRILN from the coding sequence ATGGAAAAAAAAGAATTGCTTTACGAGGGTAAGGGCAAAAAAATGTATAAAACCGATGATGAATTTTTACTCATCACAGAATTTAAAGATGATCTAACTGCCTTTAATGCCGAAAAAAGGGGTAATGAAGCGGGTAAAGGGGCGCTTAATTGCAAAATTAGCACAGAGCTTTTTCATCTTTTAGAAAAAGGAGGGATCGCTACGCATTTGGTTGAAACCCTAAGCGAAAATGAACAGCTTGTTAAAAAATGCAAAATTGTGCCTATCGAAGTCATCGTGCGTAATGTCGCTACTGGCTCTTTGACTAAAAGGCTAGGCATTAAGGACGGCACAAAACTTCCTTTTGCTTTGGTGGAATTTTGTTTAAAAGATGATGCTTTAGGCGATCCTTTCATTAATGATGAACATTGTTTGCTTTTAAATTTAGTTAAAAATCAAGAGCAAATCGAAGAAATTAAAACAATAGCTAGAAAAATTAACTCCATACTTTTGGACTTTTTTGATACAAAAAATTTAAGACTGATAGACTTTAAAATCGAACTTGGCTTAGATAAAGATAATAAGCTCATTTTAGCCGATGAGATAAGTCCTGATAGCTGCCGATTTTGGGATAAAGAGACAAATGAAAAGCTTGATAAGGATAGATTTAGGCAAGATTTAGGTAATGTTAAAATGGCTTATGAAGAAGTTTTAAAAAGAATTTTGAATTAA
- a CDS encoding acetyl-CoA carboxylase biotin carboxylase subunit: MEIKSVLIANRGEIALRALRTIKEMGKRAICVYSEADKNALYLKYADANICIGKARSAESYLNIPAIITAAEIAEADAIFPGYGFLSENQNFVEICAKHNLKFIGPSVEAMNLMSDKSKAKQVMQRAGVPVIPGSDGALAGAEAAKKLAKEIGYPVILKAAAGGGGRGMRVVDNEKDLEKAYWSAESEAMTAFGDGTMYMEKYIQNPRHIEVQVVGDSFGNVIHIGERDCSMQRRHQKLIEESPAILLDEKTRTRLHETAVKAAKAIGYEGAGTFEFLVDKNLDFYFIEMNTRLQVEHCVSEMVSGIDIIELMIKVAEGYALPPQESIKLRGHSIECRITAEDSKTFLPSPGKITKYIPPAGRNVRMESHCYEGYAVPPYYDSMIGKLVVWGEDRNTAISKMKVALNELIVGGIKTTRDFHLSMMENPDFINNSYDTNYLARH; the protein is encoded by the coding sequence ATGGAAATTAAAAGCGTTTTAATAGCAAATCGCGGTGAAATCGCTCTAAGAGCCTTAAGGACGATTAAAGAAATGGGAAAAAGGGCTATTTGCGTCTATTCTGAAGCAGATAAAAACGCCCTTTATCTCAAATACGCTGACGCAAATATCTGCATAGGTAAGGCAAGAAGTGCGGAGAGTTATCTTAATATCCCTGCCATTATCACAGCGGCAGAAATTGCGGAGGCAGATGCGATTTTCCCTGGATATGGCTTTTTAAGTGAGAATCAAAATTTCGTTGAAATTTGTGCCAAACATAATCTTAAATTCATAGGTCCTTCAGTGGAGGCGATGAATTTAATGAGTGATAAAAGCAAGGCAAAACAAGTTATGCAAAGGGCTGGTGTGCCTGTGATACCCGGAAGTGATGGGGCTTTAGCTGGGGCAGAAGCTGCGAAAAAACTTGCAAAAGAAATAGGCTATCCCGTTATTTTAAAAGCGGCTGCTGGAGGCGGTGGGCGTGGTATGCGTGTGGTGGATAATGAAAAAGATTTAGAAAAAGCATACTGGTCAGCTGAAAGTGAGGCGATGACGGCTTTTGGGGACGGGACGATGTATATGGAAAAATATATCCAAAATCCTCGCCATATCGAAGTGCAAGTTGTAGGAGATAGCTTTGGCAATGTCATACACATAGGCGAGAGAGATTGCTCTATGCAAAGGCGTCATCAAAAGCTTATCGAGGAGAGTCCTGCCATTTTGCTTGATGAAAAAACTAGGACAAGACTCCACGAAACGGCGGTAAAAGCGGCAAAAGCCATAGGCTATGAGGGAGCTGGGACTTTCGAATTTTTGGTAGATAAAAATTTGGATTTTTATTTTATAGAAATGAATACGCGTTTGCAAGTTGAACACTGCGTAAGTGAAATGGTAAGCGGTATAGACATCATAGAATTGATGATAAAGGTTGCCGAGGGCTATGCCTTGCCTCCACAAGAAAGCATTAAATTACGCGGCCATAGCATAGAATGTAGAATCACAGCCGAAGATAGCAAGACCTTTTTGCCAAGTCCGGGTAAAATTACCAAATATATCCCACCAGCAGGGCGTAATGTGAGAATGGAAAGCCATTGTTATGAGGGCTATGCTGTGCCGCCTTATTATGACTCGATGATAGGCAAACTTGTCGTGTGGGGAGAGGATAGAAACACGGCTATTTCTAAGATGAAAGTGGCTTTAAATGAACTCATTGTTGGGGGGATTAAAACCACGCGTGATTTTCATCTTTCTATGATGGAAAATCCAGATTTTATCAATAATAGCTACGATACGAACTACCTCGCAAGACATTGA
- the accB gene encoding acetyl-CoA carboxylase biotin carboxyl carrier protein: MTKEEIKELVNLFAEANISKIKIKEQDGFEIELERDMCCDTPTPVCPPSATPQPINVNVVNETHHTPTKNNQPSITSPMVGTFYQAPSPGAAPFVKAGTNVKKGDTIAIIEAMKIMNEIEAEFDCRIVEVLVADGQPVEFGMPLFAVEKL; encoded by the coding sequence ATGACTAAAGAAGAGATTAAAGAGCTTGTGAATTTGTTTGCTGAGGCAAATATTAGCAAGATTAAGATTAAGGAGCAAGACGGCTTTGAGATTGAACTTGAAAGGGATATGTGCTGTGATACTCCAACCCCTGTTTGTCCTCCCTCTGCTACTCCTCAACCTATTAATGTCAATGTCGTTAATGAAACCCATCACACCCCAACTAAAAATAATCAACCAAGCATTACAAGCCCTATGGTAGGCACTTTCTACCAAGCACCAAGCCCAGGTGCAGCACCTTTTGTCAAAGCGGGGACTAATGTGAAAAAGGGCGATACGATAGCCATTATCGAGGCGATGAAGATTATGAATGAGATTGAAGCGGAGTTTGATTGCCGTATCGTTGAAGTTTTAGTTGCGGACGGACAGCCTGTGGAATTTGGTATGCCTTTATTTGCAGTGGAGAAACTATAA
- a CDS encoding major outer membrane protein — MKLVKLSLVAALAAGAFSVANAAPLEEVIKDIDVSGVLRYRYESGNIDSKDVAGMDGDLLNKSKQNHKYRAQINFNAAIADNFKAFVQLDYNAKDGGYGTQYGTINKGQQTETTHFYNESVTKQGLNVRQLYLTYTNEDFATSVIAGKQQLNTIWTDNGVDGLVGTGIKVLNNSFDGLTLAAFAVDSFNFDEQLGDVTPLFAEIGNFNTQVPATAEVTHIKVGNLYGGAAIASYEVFGGQLDSQLWGAYWDMVGAFYALDLAYGTTIFSDINWKLNGAYLGNYLDKTDIENGNFFALRGTMEWNGFDASLGGLYYGDKEQATLTIIEDQGNLGHLLAGQEIFYTEGSNLNGDYGQNTFGYLTAGYTFNEVLRLGADFVYGGTKTNDHMSGGEKMEAVARVDYKYSPKLSFQAWYSYLNVDRDANGEGKKDTVRLQALYKF; from the coding sequence ATGAAACTAGTTAAACTTAGTTTAGTTGCAGCTCTTGCTGCGGGTGCTTTCTCAGTGGCGAATGCTGCTCCACTAGAAGAAGTGATTAAAGATATCGATGTATCTGGTGTTTTAAGATACCGCTATGAGTCAGGTAACATTGATAGTAAAGATGTTGCTGGTATGGATGGTGACTTATTAAATAAAAGTAAGCAGAACCACAAATATAGAGCACAAATCAACTTCAACGCTGCGATAGCTGATAACTTCAAAGCTTTCGTTCAATTAGACTATAATGCTAAGGACGGAGGTTACGGTACTCAGTATGGCACCATTAATAAAGGACAGCAAACTGAAACAACACATTTCTACAATGAGAGTGTTACAAAGCAAGGTTTAAACGTTCGCCAACTTTATTTAACTTATACAAATGAAGACTTCGCAACTAGCGTTATTGCAGGTAAGCAACAGCTTAACACTATCTGGACTGACAATGGCGTAGATGGTCTTGTTGGCACAGGTATCAAAGTGCTTAATAACAGCTTTGATGGCTTAACTCTTGCAGCTTTTGCGGTAGATAGCTTCAATTTTGATGAGCAACTCGGTGATGTAACACCATTATTTGCTGAAATCGGCAATTTTAATACTCAAGTCCCAGCAACAGCAGAAGTTACACATATTAAAGTAGGTAACCTTTATGGTGGTGCTGCTATCGCTTCTTATGAAGTTTTCGGCGGACAACTTGACTCTCAACTATGGGGTGCTTACTGGGATATGGTGGGTGCTTTTTATGCTTTAGATTTAGCTTATGGCACAACTATCTTTAGCGACATCAACTGGAAGCTTAATGGTGCTTATTTAGGAAACTACCTAGATAAAACTGATATTGAAAATGGTAATTTCTTTGCTTTAAGAGGCACTATGGAATGGAATGGCTTTGACGCTAGCCTAGGTGGTTTATACTATGGTGATAAAGAGCAAGCTACATTAACAATAATTGAAGATCAAGGTAATTTAGGGCATCTTCTTGCTGGTCAAGAAATTTTCTACACTGAAGGTTCAAACCTAAATGGCGATTATGGTCAAAATACTTTTGGTTACCTAACTGCTGGTTATACTTTTAACGAAGTATTGCGTTTAGGTGCAGATTTCGTTTATGGTGGAACTAAGACAAATGACCACATGAGCGGTGGTGAGAAAATGGAAGCTGTTGCAAGAGTAGATTATAAATACTCTCCAAAACTATCTTTCCAAGCTTGGTATTCTTACCTAAATGTTGATAGAGATGCAAACGGTGAGGGTAAAAAGGATACTGTAAGACTTCAAGCTCTTTACAAGTTTTAA